From a single Alloactinosynnema sp. L-07 genomic region:
- a CDS encoding MMPL family transporter — protein MSAKPMVTVRIARWSAEHPWRAIGAWVVFVALCIGLGSAVGTKTADFDDNPTGEMAVYQKMIDDAKFDRPASENVLITARSGALDQKVALDVANTVRTKMDALSDTGTVSEPMPSPKGEAVLVNVEITGDRDTAGDRLQPLLDLTASIQSAHPDLRIEQVGGESLNKAVSETLGEDFQKAELISIPVTLIIMLLAFGAVIAAGVPVLLAMSAVGAAIGLSALVSQLVPGTENTSSMILLIGMAVGVDYSLFYIRREREERARGASHIDAVEIAAATSGHAIVVSGIAVVVAMAGMFVANDVTFSSMAIGSILVVMAAVIGSITVLPAMLAKLGRWIDRPRVPFVWRLSARSGGEPRFWKALLKPSLRKPGIALVVAGGALVALSIPAFGMNLNSPSDADLPRSIPIMQSYDRMTAAFPSTGAVHAIGVRAPGDGVAKTEAAVDDLVKRIQANPAFAGDSAPKVTRSEDKRIFLIRAGIPDRGTSEGAAKSLDWLRTNALPGTVGTVAGAEFAVSGETAGNKDFVDNMTESLPWVISIVLLLTFLVMLWTFRSPVIAASAIFLNALSAGAAYGVLVLVFQNKWAEDLLGFTSTGGIVAWLPLILFVVLFGLSMDYHVFVVSRIREARQKGMDTRSAVSHGITTSAGVVTSAAAVMIGVFSIFGTLSTIDMKQMGVGLATAILIDATLIRAVVLPSLMAVLGDSNWWTPKFLRGREEPETAPLPVRQLDPVG, from the coding sequence ATGTCAGCTAAACCGATGGTGACAGTGCGCATCGCGAGGTGGAGCGCCGAACATCCGTGGCGGGCCATCGGTGCCTGGGTCGTCTTCGTGGCCCTGTGCATCGGCTTAGGCTCGGCGGTCGGCACCAAGACCGCCGACTTCGACGACAACCCGACCGGCGAGATGGCCGTCTACCAGAAGATGATCGACGACGCCAAGTTCGACCGCCCGGCGTCCGAGAACGTCTTGATCACCGCGCGCTCCGGCGCGCTGGACCAGAAGGTCGCGCTCGACGTGGCCAACACGGTCCGCACCAAGATGGACGCGCTGTCCGACACGGGGACGGTCAGCGAGCCCATGCCGTCGCCGAAGGGCGAAGCGGTGCTGGTCAACGTGGAGATCACCGGCGACCGCGACACCGCGGGCGACCGGCTGCAGCCACTGCTCGACCTGACCGCGTCGATCCAGTCGGCGCACCCGGACCTGCGCATCGAGCAGGTCGGCGGTGAATCGCTGAACAAAGCCGTCTCGGAGACCTTGGGGGAGGACTTCCAGAAGGCCGAACTGATCAGCATCCCGGTCACCCTGATCATCATGCTCCTCGCCTTCGGCGCGGTCATCGCCGCCGGTGTGCCGGTGCTGCTCGCCATGTCCGCGGTGGGCGCCGCGATCGGCCTGTCGGCTCTGGTGTCGCAGCTGGTGCCCGGCACGGAGAACACCTCCAGCATGATCCTGCTGATCGGCATGGCCGTCGGCGTCGACTACTCCTTGTTCTACATCCGCCGAGAACGTGAGGAACGCGCCCGCGGCGCCAGCCACATCGACGCGGTGGAGATCGCCGCGGCGACCTCCGGGCACGCGATCGTGGTCTCCGGCATCGCCGTGGTGGTCGCCATGGCGGGCATGTTCGTCGCCAACGACGTCACGTTCTCCTCGATGGCCATCGGCTCGATCCTGGTCGTGATGGCCGCGGTCATCGGCTCCATCACCGTGCTGCCCGCGATGCTGGCCAAGCTCGGCCGCTGGATCGACCGCCCCCGCGTGCCGTTCGTATGGCGCCTGTCGGCCCGCTCCGGCGGTGAGCCCCGCTTCTGGAAGGCCCTGCTCAAGCCGTCGCTGCGCAAGCCGGGCATCGCGCTCGTCGTCGCCGGTGGCGCGCTGGTCGCCCTGTCCATCCCCGCGTTCGGGATGAACCTGAACTCGCCGTCGGACGCGGACCTGCCGCGCAGCATCCCGATCATGCAGTCCTACGACCGGATGACCGCGGCGTTCCCGAGCACCGGCGCGGTGCACGCCATTGGTGTGCGCGCGCCCGGCGACGGTGTCGCCAAGACCGAGGCCGCGGTCGACGACCTGGTCAAGCGCATCCAGGCCAACCCCGCGTTCGCAGGCGACAGCGCGCCCAAGGTCACGCGGTCCGAGGACAAGCGGATCTTCCTGATCCGCGCGGGCATTCCGGATCGGGGCACCAGTGAGGGCGCGGCCAAGTCGCTCGACTGGTTGCGCACCAACGCGCTGCCCGGCACGGTCGGCACGGTAGCGGGCGCCGAGTTCGCCGTCAGCGGTGAGACCGCGGGCAACAAGGACTTCGTCGACAACATGACCGAGTCGCTGCCGTGGGTGATCTCGATCGTCCTGCTGCTGACGTTCCTGGTGATGCTGTGGACGTTCCGCTCGCCCGTGATCGCCGCGTCGGCGATCTTCCTCAACGCGCTCTCCGCCGGTGCCGCCTATGGCGTGCTTGTGCTGGTGTTCCAGAACAAGTGGGCGGAGGACCTGCTCGGCTTCACCTCCACCGGCGGCATCGTCGCGTGGCTGCCGCTGATCCTGTTCGTCGTCCTCTTCGGACTGTCGATGGACTACCACGTGTTCGTGGTCAGCCGCATCCGCGAGGCCAGGCAGAAGGGCATGGACACGCGATCGGCGGTGTCCCACGGCATCACGACCTCGGCGGGCGTGGTCACCAGCGCCGCGGCGGTCATGATCGGTGTGTTCTCCATCTTCGGCACGCTGAGCACCATCGACATGAAGCAGATGGGTGTCGGCCTCGCCACCGCGATCCTCATCGACGCGACCCTCATCCGCGCGGTGGTCCTGCCGTCGCTGATGGCCGTGCTCGGTGACAGCAACTGGTGGACGCCGAAGTTCCTGCGGGGCCGCGAGGAGCCCGAGACCGCGCCGCTGCCCGTGCGGCAGCTCGACCCGGTCGGCTGA